A window of Clostridioides sp. ES-S-0010-02 genomic DNA:
GATGATTTTCTCATATAAAAAGGTGAATCTTCATAGATATGATTTATCTTTTTTGTTTTCTTACACTCTTTTTCATAATTTATTGATGATGTTACATAAATATTATTGCTACCTAACTTCTAAAACCTTGAACTCCAATGAACTATTTTTTAACTGAATAACTAAGGCTCTAATTATTAGGTATTATATACTTTACAAAAATGTTATCAAAACTCTATGAAAATACTTGTCCAATTTCTTTACAGCGAAGTGCTAAGTATTAGCAACTTCTCTATTTTTTTAACTTTCAACTGTCTCAGCTTTTTTCATTGCTATATTAATAGCTATTTCTTTAGCTACAGCATCAAGTTCATTCCATCTTCTTTTGTTTTCTTCATCAGAGATACGTGGATATATTATATAAACTTCTGTATTTTGATTAGCTATGATTTTCTCATCATATTCTATATCTTTTTCAGCATCATATTTAAATGGTTTAAATTGTTGTAGTATTTTCACAATATCACCCCTTATTATAAAATATGAGGCTATAAACTTGTCTTATACTTAATATTTTAAGATGTATTTAATTTTAAAATTCTATATTAAAAAATTGAATATAATAAAATCAATGTAAAGTGTAGTTCATAAATAAAAATAGAGTAGTTTAACCTACTCTATCCTTCTCTAATTAATAAATATAAAATTATTATTTTTGAATATTTATACCAACTTGTGATATAATAAAAGCAAGAAGAACTACAATCTATTTAGCAGTAGAGTGGAGTTCATCATAAATGATATTATTTGAATTTATGGAATTTGATTTTTAAATCAAACTCCCAACCACTCTTAGTGCCAGCTTTGAGTGGTTTTTTACATTTTCTAAATAACTTACTTATTAAGTAAACTATATAGCTAGCTAGAATACTAGCTAATATGCTCAGTAAAAAATTATCCATACATAATCACCTCCCTCCATTTTTGTTGGGAGGATAATCTTTTGTTTGTATGAACTCCACTCTATAAATTGTAGATTACATCTTCTTGCTAAAAATATTATAACATAATTTGGTAATCTATCTAATAAAAAATGTACACTTAGATATTCTAATTTTAGTTATAAATTTTTCCAGTTTTTATATCTATAAAAAACCAGCCAAAAGTTCCATTGCTATTTTTTGAATTGATTTTAACAGCATAAACATTACCACTATATATATCATCTCTAAAATCTATCATATCAACTATTAAGTTATTGATATTGATTTTATGTCTCTTCGCACATTCTTTTAATGCTATCTGTTTTGCTTGTTCCTCTGTTATACTTTCTTTATTTTTATAATCATCAGGATTACATACTTTCATATTACCATTAACATCATATGTATAAACTTTACTCATATCATTTTTTTCTACACAATATCTAACATCACCCTCTGCGCCTTGTTTGATATAAGCAAATGCATAGTACTCTTTTCCTGAAAAAGCAAAGTTTTTATCTAGTATAAATATTAAATCTTCATCTTCTGAATAATTAGGTTCATAGTAAAACTTATTTACACCTAACAATTTTTTTACTGCATTAGCAGCATCTTCTACTTTATATTGTCTTCCAGTATTAGAATCTCCTATATTTTTTGTCACATTTAAACACTGTTGTAATATACTATCACTCAAATTTCCTATAGCAGTTAATTTAGTTGTACTTTTCAATACACTTTTATTACTATCATTATCAACTAACACAATAGCATTATTTTTAGCAATAGTAGAGCCAACAAGCGCATACACTAAATCAGTACCACTTGCTATATAAAATTCTTTTACTCCACTATAAAATTTATTTATTATTTTTTCATTAGTATCATATCTATCAGTCCCGCCCAATCTAGTTGAATTAGTATCATTAACTAGTTTGTCATTCATTGATGAATTGCCACCTATTACATAACTTTCCACACCAGTTGTATTAAATGATACACTTTTTCCATCAGTTAATACTATAGCTGCTTTATCTCTAACAGCTACAGGTGCAGCACTCATTGCATCAGGTTCTCCTTTAAAAGCATTAGTCAATATTACTTTATTTACTTTGTTAATTGAATTTATTTCTTTTGCAACATCATAGCTTGTCTTAATTCTATCACTACCTTGAAGTCTTTTAATCTCTATCCCTTTATCTTTTAGAACAGTTTCTGTTGCTTTATCAATAGAGTTTTCTCCTCCGATTATATATACTTTTTTTGCCTTTTCTACTCTTTTAAGTGTAGCATTTGGTATACTATTTTTCTTAGTTAAAAGAATAGGTGCATTTGTACTACCTGCAAGCCCACTTGCAGATAATCCATCTGCCATTGTACTATCTGCATTAATCAGTATAGCTGTTGTATAGTTTTGCTTATCTGCGATAAGTCCAGCAGTTTCATATTTATCTACACCTTTAATTGTATCAATCTTATCAAGTGCATTTGCAGATATAGGGCAACTAGCAATAAACATAGATAAAGATAACCCTATTGTTAATAATTTTTTAATTTTCATAATATCTTCCCCTCCTAAATATTTTCACTTAAATTATATAACACTTTATAGAAAAAAGTTGTCATAAATTAGGAAAATTATTACTTAATATAAATATTAACTAAATTAACATTGATTATTATACATCCTTTTCATGTAGCTGAATTAATATAAAATAGTTATATAGTCTTACTAAAAATAGACTAAAAATCTATCCTCTTAAATTAGCTAATACTTTCTATATATTTTTAGATATAAATTATCTATTCAGTTATACTATAATTGTTTGCAGAATAATGAGGCGTCCACTCTATTTTTTCAAAATCCTTATCTGTATTAAACTCAAGTCTAACTTTTTGACCTTTCTTCCAAGTTCCATTTACTGATGTTGATGTTTGTGTCTCAATTATTACACCATCTTTGTCTATTAAATTTATATCTAAGTAAAAGTCTTGAAGATCTAAATCACCTGTATTTTCTACAGTAGCTTGATAAGTCTTCCAATCATATTCATCTTTTACTTTTTCAAATTTTATACCTTTTACCATAGCATCAATTTTTTCTTTTGAATCGTTTTCTTCATTTACAACTTGTGCATTGTCTTTTAATACCTTAAACTCTTTTTCATCTACTTTCAAACCAAACTTGTCAACTAAAGTCAACAATATTGTACTTCTCTCATTATAAGGCTTTTCCCAAAGTTCTGAAAACTTCAATGGGTCGTTTGAATAATATTTTATGGCTTCCTTTGAATCTTCAAGAGCTTTTATATAATCTTTTGCCAATTTACCAAGTTCTGGGCTGTCAAACTCAGCATCTTTATATTTTGATACAGCATCCATTTCTGCTTCTACAAATTTTTCATAAGCTTCATTCTGCTCTAAGTTTAATGTTCCAGCTTCTTCTTTAGATGCCAAATCCCATCTTTTTTTTAAACCTTTTCCTAAATCCTCGATAAATTGCTTGTCCTTACCTTTGCTTTCATCTTTTGAATCTCCCCCACTAGAGCATGCTACCACAGAAACTGATAACATAATTATCATAAACAAGCCTAGTATTTTTTTGAAATTACACATATAATTCCCCCTTAAAAATTGTTTTCAATTGAATTATACTATATTTACCTACTGAATGCTGTCGATTCATGCGAAATTTTCATACTATTTTTACAATTATATCAAGTTTTAATTATCATAAATTATACCCTTATATACTTAATATAATATATAATATATTCAAGGAGTGTGATTATTTATATGAGTGTTGCTATATACTTAAGAAAATCTCGTGCTGATGAAGAGGCAGAAAAACAAGGAGAATTTGAAACTTTAAGTAGACATAAATCAACCCTACTAAAACTAGCAAAAGAACAAAACTTGGATGTATCTGAGATAAAAGAAGAGCTAGTTTCTGGTGAAAGTATAATACATAGACCTAAAATGATTGAACTCCTAAAGGAAGTTGAAGAAAATAAATACGATTCCGTCTTAGTTATGGACTTAGACAGACTTGGTCGTGGGGATATGAAAGACCAAGGTATAATATTAGAAACTTTTAAAGAAAGTAAAACCAAAATTATAACACCTAGAAAAACATATGACCTAACAGATGAATTTGATGAAGAATATTCAGAATTTGAAGCCTTTATGGCAAGAAAAGAGCTAAAACTTATATCTAGACGTATGCAAAGAGGAAGAATAAAATCAGTTGAAGAAGGTAATTTCATAGGAACTTCTGCTCCATTTGGATATGATGCTGTAACAACAGGCAGAAAAGAAAGAATACTTATACCAAATAATGATGCTGATGTAGTTAGGACTATCTTTGACTTATATATTAATGAGGATATGGGTTGTAGTAAAATATCAAAATATCTAAATAACTTGGGCATTAAAACTGCTACAGGTGCTAACTGGTATAACTCTGCAATCACAAATATAATAAAAAATAAAGTTTATTGTGGATATATTCAATGGCAAAAAAAGGACTATAAAAAATCTAAAAATCCAAACAAAATAAAAACAGTTAAGCTAAGACCTAAAGATGAATGGATTGAGGCAAAAGGAAAGCA
This region includes:
- a CDS encoding cell wall-binding repeat-containing protein, whose translation is MKIKKLLTIGLSLSMFIASCPISANALDKIDTIKGVDKYETAGLIADKQNYTTAILINADSTMADGLSASGLAGSTNAPILLTKKNSIPNATLKRVEKAKKVYIIGGENSIDKATETVLKDKGIEIKRLQGSDRIKTSYDVAKEINSINKVNKVILTNAFKGEPDAMSAAPVAVRDKAAIVLTDGKSVSFNTTGVESYVIGGNSSMNDKLVNDTNSTRLGGTDRYDTNEKIINKFYSGVKEFYIASGTDLVYALVGSTIAKNNAIVLVDNDSNKSVLKSTTKLTAIGNLSDSILQQCLNVTKNIGDSNTGRQYKVEDAANAVKKLLGVNKFYYEPNYSEDEDLIFILDKNFAFSGKEYYAFAYIKQGAEGDVRYCVEKNDMSKVYTYDVNGNMKVCNPDDYKNKESITEEQAKQIALKECAKRHKININNLIVDMIDFRDDIYSGNVYAVKINSKNSNGTFGWFFIDIKTGKIYN
- a CDS encoding recombinase family protein, which encodes MSVAIYLRKSRADEEAEKQGEFETLSRHKSTLLKLAKEQNLDVSEIKEELVSGESIIHRPKMIELLKEVEENKYDSVLVMDLDRLGRGDMKDQGIILETFKESKTKIITPRKTYDLTDEFDEEYSEFEAFMARKELKLISRRMQRGRIKSVEEGNFIGTSAPFGYDAVTTGRKERILIPNNDADVVRTIFDLYINEDMGCSKISKYLNNLGIKTATGANWYNSAITNIIKNKVYCGYIQWQKKDYKKSKNPNKIKTVKLRPKDEWIEAKGKHEPLISELTWKKAQTILKKNGHISYGNQIKNPLAGIIICKNCGRPLVHRPYADHDYIICYHPGCNKSSRFEFIEAAILKSLEDTVKKYQLKASDIDLDKNNKDSNIEFQKRVLKSLETELKELSKQKNKLYDLLERGIYDEDTFIERSNNISSRTEEIKDSIKTVKNKLNTVKKDNAKMIEDIKTVLSLYHDSDLLGKNKLLKSVIDKAVYYKSKEQKLDSFELMVHLKLHEDQ